In Silene latifolia isolate original U9 population chromosome 6, ASM4854445v1, whole genome shotgun sequence, the genomic window ATGGTCAGAAAGTTACCAAGAGGAAAAGGGATAATAGTCGGAATGTGAAATCGGAGATGTATAATTAACAAAGCCAACTAGGAAACCGTAAAGAAATGATCTGATAAAAGAAAAGGACATAATTACTGAATCAATCGACACCGTGTCCAGTAATAAAGTGAGTAGGCAGCAGAACGTTGCAACATGCGCCTCCGTTGCAGCCAAATTCTTAGACTCAAATTATTTAGAGATAATGGTCGGAAAGTTAAAAAAAAAGGGAATAATAATAATCGAAATGTAGAATCGGAGATGTATAATTTAACAAAGCTAAATAGAAAATCGTAAAGAAATGATCGGGACAAATCAAGAACGGATGACATAATCAGTGAACCTGTCGAGTAATAAAGTGAGGAGAGTACTGAGTAGGCATACCGCAATACGCGCCTCCGTTGCATCCAAATTCGTAGAATCAGGCATACCGTAATAACATAACACCATGGTTGAAACTCACAACAATAAGCTCAAGAAACTCCAATTCACCGAAGAAGACGCCTATTCTCTCCTCCAACGGTTTtttttctcttattcatttctaaTTTATAAtcactccgtctcaatcatttgtttacctttttcattacTCCCAATCTTGAGACGGAGCGAGTATTTacaaatgattgggacagagggagtaatttgATAATTCAATTTAGTttcttgttaattaattaaagaaTTAAAAATAGGTATCCGGCATCGACGATATTATCAGTGCTGCGAGAAGTGGCGCAGTATCCGTCGGTAAAGATAAATTGGGAAAACTTGTTAAAGAAGACAAGTAGTGGTATAAAGTCTGCTGCTGAGCTTCAATTGCTATGGCGTCATTTAGCGTATCGACATCCGCTTCCGATTCctccttctccttcttcttcgcCTTCTGATGACGATAGTGATCTCGAGTTTGAAGTCGAACCGTTTCCGCCTGTTTCGACCGAGGCTGCCTTTGAAGCTGCGAATTGTGTCAAGGTTAGACTCAGTCGGAATCAGTGAATATCCAATTTTGCCCCTAGTTAATTAACTAATTTCCGCTTTGTTGTGtcgcaatttaattgttatcggTGGAGGGAGGGAGTGTTTGTTTCCCCTGGTTGATTAACTGATTTCCCGTACTGCAtcgcaatttaattgttatcggTGAAGGGAGGGAGTGGAGGGAGTGTTTGTTTCCCCTGGTTGATTAACGGATTTCCTGTACTGCTtcgcaatttaattgttatcggTGAAGGGAGGGAGTGTTTGTTTCCCTTGGTTGATTAACTGATTTCCCGTACTGCAtcgcaatttaattgttatcggTGGAGGGAGGGAGTGTTTGTTTCCCCTGGTTGATTAACTAATTTTCCGTACTGCTtcgcaatttaattgttattggTGGAGGGAGGGAGTGTTTGTTTCCCCTAGTTAATTAACTAATTTCCCGTGCTGCATCGCAATTTAATGGTTATCGGTGGAGGGTGGGAGTATTTGTTTCCGTATACAGTTAGTTTTGTGTAAGGCTGTTTTACACCAGACCATTGAAAAACCGTATATTTCCTTTATGCCAAATAGTTAGTTTTGTGTAAGGCAGTTTTACACGAGACCAATGAAAAATCATATACTTACTTTGTGACAGTCCTTTGTTTGTTTACCTGATTGAAATACTTACGaaaaatataaaaggtaaacaaatgattaagacggAACAAACTTCTAGTTAGTTATTCTGCCTCAGTCATTTGGTTACCATTTATTATTTGTGAGAAAGctaaataaatgattgggacagAGGGAAGCGATGATTAGTAGGTGGTTTTACAAGAATATTGTGGAAAACTGGTTTATACAAGTATTTGTGGCTTATAAATGGGGTTGCTGTTGCTGATCACACAGGTGCTTGCATGTGGATCAACGAGTGAGTGTGTGACCACTGCAGAGGCTGAGCAGCCTAATGGCCATGCCTCGAGGTTGTTTGGTTCCGACAATGTGGCTGCTGCACCGTCTTCAGGTCAGAGTGAAGGAATAGATGTCAGTGCCAGTATCAACGCCAATGCTAATAACTTCAAAAAGAAACGTAAATGGACGGATGAGGAAGACTCTCAACTGCTGGCAGGTGTTCGCAAATGGGGAGAGGGTAATTGGGCTGCTATCCTAAGAGAAGGCTCCTGGGCTAGAACTCCCTCCCAGCTTTCTCAGGTTCAGCTCTTTATCTAACGTATTTTCACTGCCCTTTTCTTTGAATATTTGTTTCTCAGGTTTCCCAGGCTCAGCTCCTGATAGCAGAAGTTCGCAATAACTTTGATCTGTGATTTAGTGATTAGTTCGATAGTTGTGTTTTAGGTTATAATGCACCtatctttccttttattttgaCAAGAGTTTGTGTTAGTCGATTGTTCAGTACCATCTTAAAAGAAACAGTATGCCTGGAGCTGCTTATGGTCTCTCTGCTGATTTCTCTTCATGTGCAGAGGTGGGCAAATATGAGAAGGAGACAAGGAACCGTGAATGTCGGAGCTGGTACCTCAACTGGCCAACATCTTTCTGAGGCACAGCTAGCTACCCGTCGGGCAATTGACTTGGCTCTCAAGGATAACCTAACAGCAGGTAGTGGCACTTGTATAGGCTTGAGATCAATGTTTCTCCGATGGGTCTCACTTTTACTATGGCTATACGTTCTTCCCTGTTACCTTTTATTATACATGTAGCACCGTTTATTCATATGTAGTTGGTAATGCAGCTGTTGGTAGTAATAATGCTGGTAAACCGAAGGTGTCAAATGGGGAGTCACCTGGGAGCATCAATACAGGGGCAGCCCAAAGGCAAATCTCTCAAGCAGCTACCACGCCTGCCAGCACAAGTGCAAAAGCAGGGGTTATAAAGCCACGTGCTCCCGTAAAAAAGGCTGCAACAAAGACCGCCACTGTTAGTGACTCTATTCAACGTACTGCTGTTGCTGCTGGTGCTCGCATTGTCAACCCTTCAGATGCCGACGCTTTACGAAATTTTGCCAATGTTCATTTCTTTCGCAGCGGTACACCCGTTCCCGTGGCTCAATCCTTTGCTAGTGGAGGTCCACCAGCAAAGGACACCATTGTAAAAGCCTCTCTACCAGCAGCTGCTGGCTCTCAGCTTCCAAAGCCTAGATCCTTGCCTGCTGTTTGCTCTTCTGCTTCTGCAAATGACCGTATTCTGAAAAAGGAGGAGAAAACTCCTATTGAAGTTAATGAGACCACACAAATGGTCAGACTTTTACCAAAAGCAAAAAGCCGTTTGACAACTGTTGATCTCACTAAACAAACTGCTGTTGGCAATTCGCAGGGTAACCCTGCGAATGAAGGTAATGATGAAGCATTAAAGCAGGTGGTCATGAACCCTGTTCTGGTGGATGTTAGTGAGACCGTGTCCACCACGCAAGTAAGCGGTGCCCCTGTCATGGATGGAAAGCTGGAGTCTTTCAAGAGCTCTGTAGCTGATGAAAGCGC contains:
- the LOC141586369 gene encoding uncharacterized protein LOC141586369 isoform X2, whose protein sequence is MVETHNNKLKKLQFTEEDAYSLLQRYPASTILSVLREVAQYPSVKINWENLLKKTSSGIKSAAELQLLWRHLAYRHPLPIPPSPSSSPSDDDSDLEFEVEPFPPVSTEAAFEAANCVKVLACGSTSECVTTAEAEQPNGHASRLFGSDNVAAAPSSGQSEGIDVSASINANANNFKKKRKWTDEEDSQLLAGVRKWGEGNWAAILREGSWARTPSQLSQRWANMRRRQGTVNVGAGTSTGQHLSEAQLATRRAIDLALKDNLTAAVGSNNAGKPKVSNGESPGSINTGAAQRQISQAATTPASTSAKAGVIKPRAPVKKAATKTATVSDSIQRTAVAAGARIVNPSDADALRNFANVHFFRSGTPVPVAQSFASGGPPAKDTIVKASLPAAAGSQLPKPRSLPAVCSSASANDRILKKEEKTPIEVNETTQMGNPANEGNDEALKQVVMNPVLVDVSETVSTTQVSGAPVMDGKLESFKSSVADESAEKMEISSEGLAGAK
- the LOC141586369 gene encoding uncharacterized protein LOC141586369 isoform X1, with product MVETHNNKLKKLQFTEEDAYSLLQRYPASTILSVLREVAQYPSVKINWENLLKKTSSGIKSAAELQLLWRHLAYRHPLPIPPSPSSSPSDDDSDLEFEVEPFPPVSTEAAFEAANCVKVLACGSTSECVTTAEAEQPNGHASRLFGSDNVAAAPSSGQSEGIDVSASINANANNFKKKRKWTDEEDSQLLAGVRKWGEGNWAAILREGSWARTPSQLSQRWANMRRRQGTVNVGAGTSTGQHLSEAQLATRRAIDLALKDNLTAAVGSNNAGKPKVSNGESPGSINTGAAQRQISQAATTPASTSAKAGVIKPRAPVKKAATKTATVSDSIQRTAVAAGARIVNPSDADALRNFANVHFFRSGTPVPVAQSFASGGPPAKDTIVKASLPAAAGSQLPKPRSLPAVCSSASANDRILKKEEKTPIEVNETTQMVRLLPKAKSRLTTVDLTKQTAVGNSQGNPANEGNDEALKQVVMNPVLVDVSETVSTTQVSGAPVMDGKLESFKSSVADESAEKMEISSEGLAGAK